The genomic window ATGGAGATCACAGCGGAATCTGTATGGAGTAATTGTCTCGATTTTATTAAAGATAACATACAACCTCAAGCCTATAAAACATGGTTTGAACCCATACAAGCTGTAAAAATTGCCGGCAATGCATTGAGCATTCAGGTACCAAGTAAATTTTTCTATGAGTGGTTAGAAGAACATTACGTTAAAATCCTAAAAGTTGCCCTTACTAAAGAGTTAGGTGATGATGCCAAATTGGTATACGTCATTAAAATGGAAAATACTTATGGCAACAAACAACCTTTTACAGAAAAGATTCCAAGTGCCAACAGAACACCTGTAAAGTCACAAGACGTTGATGTTCCGTTTAATAATAAAAGTCCAGAATTAAAGAATCCTTTTATAATTCCTGGAATTAGAAACGTAAAAATTGAATCTCAACTTAATCCAAGTTATACTTTTGAGAATTTTTTAGAAGGAGACTCTAACCGTTTAGCTAGAAATGCAGGAATTGCAGTAGCTAACAAACCTGGTGGAACGTCTTTTAATCCACTTTTAATTTTTGGTGGTGTTGGTTTAGGAAAAACACACTTAGCTCATGCTATTGGTGTAGATATAAAAGACAAATATCCTGAAAAGACAGTTCTTTACATTTCTGCTGAAAAATTTACGCAACAGTATATTGATTCTGTGAAAAAGAACAACAGAAATGATTTTATTCACTTTTATCAAATCATTGATGTTTTAATTATAGACGACGTACAATTCCTATCTGGTAAAACAGGTACGCAAGATGTATTCTTCCATATCTTTAACCACTTACACCAAAATGGTAAACAAGTTGTATTAACAAGTGATAAGGCGCCTGTTGATATGCAAGATATTGAACAACGTTTATTATCTCGTTTTAAATGGGGACTTTCTGCCGAGTTGCAAACTCCAGATTTTGAAACCAGAGTTTCTATCCTTAAAAACAAACTTTACAGAGATGGCGTAGAAATGCCAGATGAAATTGTAGAGTATGTTGCTAAGCATATAAAAACTAATGTTAGAGAACTGGAAGGTGCCATAATTTCTTTGATAGCACAGTCGTCTTTTAATAAAAAAGAAATTACAATAAACCTTGCTAAGGATATTGTAGATAAATTTGTAAAGAACACTAAGCGCGAAGTATCTATAGACTATATTCAAAAAGTCGTTTCAGATTATTTCCAAATGGATGTTAGTACGCTTCAATCAAAGACACGTAAACGTCATATTGTACAAGCACGTCAGTTAGCCATGTTTTTTGCAAAAAAATACACCAAAGCTTCTTTAGCAAGTATTGGCTCTCAAATTGGACAACGCGATCATGCTACTGTTTTACATGCATGTAAAACCGTTGACAACTTATCTTCTACTGATAAACAGTTCAGAAAATACGTTGAGGATTTAGCTAAAAAATTATCGCTTTAAACTTCTGAAATCATGACTCGAATTTTAATGGTGTGTCTTGGCAATATTTGTCGTTCGCCATTGGCTCATGGTATCTTAGAATCTAAACTTAATACTTCCGAATTTTATGTTGATTCTGCTGGTACAGCAGCCTATCATGTTGGCCATCAACCAGATCATCGTTCAATTAAAGTTGCGAGAAATAATGGTATAGATATTAGCCATCAAACTGCAAGGCAATTTAAGACTTCAGACTTTGATTTGTTTGATAACATCTATGCTATGGACTCTTCTAATTACACTAACATTATTAGTCTAGCAAGAAACAATTCAGACATTGGTAAAGTGAAGTTATTTTTAGAGGAAAACCCAAATATTTCTAACAAAAATGTACCTGATCCTTATTATGGAGATATGAATGATTTTGAATATGTTTTTGATTTGATTGAAACGACTTCCGCTATTATTGCCAAACAACTACTTGAAGATTAAATAAAAGCTTCAAACCAATTCTTTGATTTTTCGTAACTTAGAGAAGTTAACACTTCCAAAACTAACGCTATGAAAAAACTTATTACCCTTTTTTGCATCTCTTGCCTTACCTTTTGTTTTGCTCAAGACCTAGAGTTGGAATCTTTTGCTTCCGGATTTAACCGTCCCGTGAACATAAAACATGCTGGTGATGACAGGCTGTTCGTGGTTGAGCAAGATGGTATTATTAAAATTGTAAATTCAGATGGAACAGTTGAAACTACCAACTTTCTAGATATTGATAACATAGTTGGTAGCATAGGTAATGAACAAGGATTGCTAGGCTTGGCTTTTCATCCAGATTTTGCAACTAACGGTTACTTCTTTGTTAATTACACCAATAATTCTGGTGATACTGTAATTTCTAGATTTTCTAGAATTGGTGTTGACCCAACAATTGCAGATCCAAATTCAGAATTAATAATACTCACCTATTCACAACCTTACACTAATCATAATGGTGGCGAACTGCAGTTTGGGCCTGATGGTTATTTATATATTTCTAGTGGTGATGGAGGTTCTGGTGGAGATCCACAAAACAATAGTCAAAACCTCAACAGCTTGCTAGGAAAATTACTTCGGATAGATGTTAATAATTCTTCAGCTTCAAACCCTTACGCAATACCTGCAGACAACCCTTTTGTTGGTAATGCTTCTGCAAGAGATGAGATTTGGGCTTATGGATTGCGTAACCCTTGGAAATTTTCTTTTGACAGCGCAAATGATGATTTATGGATTGCAGACGTAGGCCAAAATGCCAGAGAGGAAATTAATCAAATAGCTTCAACTGCTGCTGGACTCAATTATGGCTGGAGATGTTACGAAGGTAACAGTTCTTATAACTTAAGCGGTTGCCCTAGTAGTAGCACTATGACTTTCCCTGTATCTGAATATTCCCATTCTGGAGGAAGATGCTCCATTACTGGTGGCTATGTTTATAGAGGTTCAACCTATCCTAATTTGGTTGGGTCTTATTTGTTTGGTGATGTATGTTCTCAAGAAATTGGTTATCTAAAATTTGAAAATGGAAGTTGGAATTCAACCTTTGAAAGTTTCTCTGGAAATTGGGTTGCTTTTGGTGAAGACATAAATGGTGAACTTTATGTATCTAACCTTAGTGGTAGTATTTTTAAGATTTCAGATGCGCTTCTTAGTATTGATGAGAATACTCAAAACACCATATCAATTTATCCAAATCCTGCTAATACCGTTTTGAATATAGATTTTTTGGGTACTGCCATTACAAATTCAACTACGATTAACATTTTTGATATTCAAGGAAAGCTAATAAAGTCAATTTTAAAAGATAATATTGATACCTTTACGAGCATAAATATTTCAGACTTAAAAAGCGGTTTTTACATCCTCAAAATTAAGTCTGAAGATGGTGAAAAAGCCACTCAAAAATTCGTAATAAACTAAAATGACAAGCTCAAAAGGTCAACTTTATCTCATCCCAACAAGACTTGGAGACAATCCTCCATTGGAAGTCTTACCTATTTCAATAAAAAAAGTTATAGAGGAAATTGACTATTATATTGTTGAAAACGAAAAAACTGCTCGTCGGTTTATAAAACGAGTTTCTCCAAGCAAATCTCAACCTTCTCTTAAATTGAGTGTGCTCAACAAATATACAACCGAAGAGGAACGTAACACCTTTTTAAATCCATGTTTAGAAGGTCATACCATTGGGTTACTTTCCGAGGCTGGTTGCCCAGCTATTGCAGATCCAGGTTCTGATATTGTGAGTTTGGCGCATAGCATGGATATAAAAGTAGTGCCATTAGTTGGTCCTTCTTCTATTATATTGGCATTGATGGCTTCTGGAATGAACGGACAAAGTTTTTGTTTTAATGGCTATTTGCCAATAGATAAAGCAGAACGAAAATCTAAACTAAAAAGCTTAGAACGCTTATCTTCGGAACACAACCAAGCTCAAATATTTATAGAAACTCCGTACAGAAACATGAAAATGTTAGAGGATTTAGCAAATGTTTTACATCCAGATACAAGAGTCTGTGTAGCTTGCGATCTTACACTACCAACTGAATTTATAAAAACACAACCAGCAAAGGATTGGAAACACAATAAAGAAGACCTACACAAAAGGCCTGCTATCTTTATTATTCAAAAAAGTTAGATTTTTGCTTTAGCTTTCTTGTTAGGCTTAACGATCGTAGTATCGTAACCCGAAAACTTTTTCATGTAATACTTTACAGTAGAACCATAAGCATCAGAAAGGTTGTAATCGCCATAGCTACGTAAAAACTTTTTCACGGTACCAGGTCCTGCCAAATGCGCAGCAGCTAAAATACCAGATTCAGTTACTTTTACACCAGCAATGTATTTACCTTCAAAGCGTTTAATGTCTTTTCTTAAAATCCATTTATTACGAGATGCATTTGCCATAAATGCTTTTTCCTGTAATTCTGGATTGTATAAAAACTGATTAGGATTGTATACTCCAATTAATTTTAAAGTTTCTGCACCAAACTGGTACTTTCCTAAATAACCTAATGTATTTACTGTAAAATAGTCACCTCTTGATTCTTTAAAAGCTAGCGCTTCTTTAAAGCCTTCAAAAGATTTTCCTAAGTGTGGAGTAAAAATGTCTGAATTAGATGTATTTGCCCCTTGGGACATAGCCAAATCAGACTTAATATTGTAGTTTAAATCTAATCCATCTGTAGAATACAAGTCTGTATTTAAAGAGGAATTTGGATAAAGTGCCAATGCAATTACTAAGCAAATTGAAAATGGCAACAAGTAATTCTTAACGCTATTTTTTATCATAACAGCCAATTTTTAACTGATAAAACTTTCCCCATAAGTATCTATCAAAATCGCGTGCAAATATACAAAATTTATTTAAATACTGAAAATCAATTCGTTAAGGTTTGTTAAAAGTTGTCAATAGTAGAAATAATGCATCTTTAACCGACCTTTACTATTTAATTCCAATGCAGGAAAAGGCACCTTAATTACGTTCAAAACGTCAAAAATAGTTTTCAATACATGAGATTTTGTTTTTATTCTACTCAAATCTATATCTAAGCTTAGGTAGTATTGCCTTGTTCTGTTTTGATTTATGAAGAACGGATCATTAGGTTCGCCTGTTAACATACCATCCGCACCATAACCAAATGCCAGGTTTAACCAATTTGGAAAACCATCTATTTTTAAGAACGAATTAATATTAGCACTCAACCAATACGTTTGCCCATTGTAATCTTTTAAAAACTCCTCAGCCAATCCATCTCCTAACTTATCTGGTCGTTGTTTTGCATATCGTGTTTGATGAAACGAGTACTTTAAAAGTATACGTTGCTCTTCCCAAAATAATTCCTGGCCTACAAAAAGTCCTGTACCGAGAGTATTGGCAGCCATATCTGTCCATGAAAATCCCCATTCTTCAGAAAAGCCATCCATCACCTCAACAGCTGTTAAAAATCCTAAGCCTAATGCAGAACCGTATATGATTTGATTTTTTTTACCAACTCCTGCCCAATTAAGTGTATTAGCACCTAATCGACTTAGTTGATACGAAGAAAACACATGACCCAACTTATCCATTTGTAACCATTCTCCACTATCGTTAATAGTTTTGAATTTTGAACGCGGATAATCAGCATACCATAACTGGTCTAAACCAATGAGTGCAGTAGTAGCTAATGATACTTCTGAAATAAGAACGGTATTTCGTCGAGATATATTTAAAGAGTCACTAGGTTTTAAAAATTGGTTGATTTTGGATTGTGCAAAAAGAGATCCCGAAACACAAAACAGAAGAATGATATGCGTGAGGGAAGACTTCAATCCTTAACGGTTAATTCCTTGAGACGATAAATACCTCTGATATTCTCTGGCATTGTTATTATGTTGCGCCAAAGTTTTTGCAAACTTATGATAACCTAAACGTTTTGCGTCTGCCGCAAAATAAAGATAGTTGTGCTTTTCAGGATTTAAAACTGCATTTATAGCAGACAAATCTGGCATAGCTATAAGTCCTGGTGGTAATCCTAAGTTTTTGTATGTATTGTA from Winogradskyella sp. MH6 includes these protein-coding regions:
- the dnaA gene encoding chromosomal replication initiator protein DnaA translates to MEITAESVWSNCLDFIKDNIQPQAYKTWFEPIQAVKIAGNALSIQVPSKFFYEWLEEHYVKILKVALTKELGDDAKLVYVIKMENTYGNKQPFTEKIPSANRTPVKSQDVDVPFNNKSPELKNPFIIPGIRNVKIESQLNPSYTFENFLEGDSNRLARNAGIAVANKPGGTSFNPLLIFGGVGLGKTHLAHAIGVDIKDKYPEKTVLYISAEKFTQQYIDSVKKNNRNDFIHFYQIIDVLIIDDVQFLSGKTGTQDVFFHIFNHLHQNGKQVVLTSDKAPVDMQDIEQRLLSRFKWGLSAELQTPDFETRVSILKNKLYRDGVEMPDEIVEYVAKHIKTNVRELEGAIISLIAQSSFNKKEITINLAKDIVDKFVKNTKREVSIDYIQKVVSDYFQMDVSTLQSKTRKRHIVQARQLAMFFAKKYTKASLASIGSQIGQRDHATVLHACKTVDNLSSTDKQFRKYVEDLAKKLSL
- a CDS encoding low molecular weight protein-tyrosine-phosphatase — protein: MTRILMVCLGNICRSPLAHGILESKLNTSEFYVDSAGTAAYHVGHQPDHRSIKVARNNGIDISHQTARQFKTSDFDLFDNIYAMDSSNYTNIISLARNNSDIGKVKLFLEENPNISNKNVPDPYYGDMNDFEYVFDLIETTSAIIAKQLLED
- a CDS encoding PQQ-dependent sugar dehydrogenase, yielding MKKLITLFCISCLTFCFAQDLELESFASGFNRPVNIKHAGDDRLFVVEQDGIIKIVNSDGTVETTNFLDIDNIVGSIGNEQGLLGLAFHPDFATNGYFFVNYTNNSGDTVISRFSRIGVDPTIADPNSELIILTYSQPYTNHNGGELQFGPDGYLYISSGDGGSGGDPQNNSQNLNSLLGKLLRIDVNNSSASNPYAIPADNPFVGNASARDEIWAYGLRNPWKFSFDSANDDLWIADVGQNAREEINQIASTAAGLNYGWRCYEGNSSYNLSGCPSSSTMTFPVSEYSHSGGRCSITGGYVYRGSTYPNLVGSYLFGDVCSQEIGYLKFENGSWNSTFESFSGNWVAFGEDINGELYVSNLSGSIFKISDALLSIDENTQNTISIYPNPANTVLNIDFLGTAITNSTTINIFDIQGKLIKSILKDNIDTFTSINISDLKSGFYILKIKSEDGEKATQKFVIN
- a CDS encoding SAM-dependent methyltransferase — its product is MTSSKGQLYLIPTRLGDNPPLEVLPISIKKVIEEIDYYIVENEKTARRFIKRVSPSKSQPSLKLSVLNKYTTEEERNTFLNPCLEGHTIGLLSEAGCPAIADPGSDIVSLAHSMDIKVVPLVGPSSIILALMASGMNGQSFCFNGYLPIDKAERKSKLKSLERLSSEHNQAQIFIETPYRNMKMLEDLANVLHPDTRVCVACDLTLPTEFIKTQPAKDWKHNKEDLHKRPAIFIIQKS
- a CDS encoding peptidoglycan-binding protein LysM, which codes for MIKNSVKNYLLPFSICLVIALALYPNSSLNTDLYSTDGLDLNYNIKSDLAMSQGANTSNSDIFTPHLGKSFEGFKEALAFKESRGDYFTVNTLGYLGKYQFGAETLKLIGVYNPNQFLYNPELQEKAFMANASRNKWILRKDIKRFEGKYIAGVKVTESGILAAAHLAGPGTVKKFLRSYGDYNLSDAYGSTVKYYMKKFSGYDTTIVKPNKKAKAKI
- a CDS encoding DUF2279 domain-containing protein, translated to MKSSLTHIILLFCVSGSLFAQSKINQFLKPSDSLNISRRNTVLISEVSLATTALIGLDQLWYADYPRSKFKTINDSGEWLQMDKLGHVFSSYQLSRLGANTLNWAGVGKKNQIIYGSALGLGFLTAVEVMDGFSEEWGFSWTDMAANTLGTGLFVGQELFWEEQRILLKYSFHQTRYAKQRPDKLGDGLAEEFLKDYNGQTYWLSANINSFLKIDGFPNWLNLAFGYGADGMLTGEPNDPFFINQNRTRQYYLSLDIDLSRIKTKSHVLKTIFDVLNVIKVPFPALELNSKGRLKMHYFYY